One Mercurialis annua linkage group LG3, ddMerAnnu1.2, whole genome shotgun sequence DNA window includes the following coding sequences:
- the LOC126673836 gene encoding F-box/kelch-repeat protein At3g06240-like — translation MVNCPNFVEEILVDILLRLPVKSIIRFKAVHSSWLSFLSSKEFTLQHLRRNKANYSTYKCGFIRVEANQTFGHPSLSFRNLVTATEDGNVVIEEIKEAFRETDSGVRVHGSFNGLLLVSINGHLILWNPSTMEYKRIDIRSLCRYIIIEIGLGYDELNDSYKIILIHAHLETITIEVYSMKTNSWKKIYYYYDEFPYILSQSNQFITLANGIPHWIVARRIVRPCGNCTKKVVLRFDMIDEVFKEVVLPEELQCISEGVQSISMLDGDLCVVASKGGWVMKDYGTAKSWYKLDIDYGFHQRHLLHFLPVGFSNDKNQVVVGINRIKWRSYEQAIVIYNKSSNQYTNFVKLKSNVVSYVETLVSPNNYYN, via the coding sequence AGTCTATCATAAGATTCAAAGCCGTGCATAGTTCATGGCTTTCTTTCCTTTCAAGCAAAGAGTTTACTCTTCAACATCTCCGACGTAATAAAGCTAATTATTCTACATACAAATGCGGCTTCATTCGCGTTGAAGCTAATCAGACATTCGGGCATCCATCTCTCTCCTTCCGTAATCTTGTTACAGCGACTGAGGACGGTAACGTTGTAATAGAGGAGATTAAAGAAGCTTTCAGAGAGACGGATTCCGGTGTTAGAGTACATGGATCATTCAACGGTTTGTTACTGGTAAGCATAAACGGCCACCTCATACTGTGGAATCCATCTACCATGGAATATAAAAGGATTGATATACGCTCCCTTTGTCGTTATATCATTATCGAGATTGGGCTAGGTTACGACGAGTTAAACGAcagttataaaattattttaattcatgCTCACTTAGAGACAATTACAATTGAAGTTTATAGTATGAAAACAAATAGTTggaagaaaatatattattattatgatgAGTTTCCTTATATTTTATCACAAAGTAATCAATTTATTACTTTGGCCAATGGGATCCCACATTGGATTGTGGCGCGACGGATTGTGCGGCCATGTGGAAATTGTACTAAAAAAGTTGTTTTGCGTTTTGATATGATAGACGAGGTGTTCAAAGAGGTGGTTCTACCCGAAGAATTGCAATGTATTAGCGAAGGGGTTCAAAGTATCTCTATGTTGGATGGTGATCTTTGCGTAGTAGCATCGAAAGGCGGCTGGGTGATGAAAGATTACGGGACTGCGAAGTCATGGTATAAATTGGACATTGATTATGGTTTTCATCAACGACATCTACTTCACTTTCTGCCAGTCGGATTTTCCAACGACAAGAATCAAGTTGTTGTGGGGATAAATCGAATTAAATGGAGATCATATGAACAAGCTATTGTAATATACAACAAGAGCAGCAATCAGTATACTaattttgtaaaactcaaaTCAAATGTAGTTTCATATGTAGAGACCCTTGTGTCTCCAAATAACTACTACAATTAA
- the LOC126672208 gene encoding F-box/kelch-repeat protein At3g23880-like yields MVDCPNFVEEILVEILLRLPIKSIVRFKAVHSSWLSFLSSTEFTLEHLRRNKANATYKYGVVGVENITPRSSSLSFRNLVTVTKDDIAVMKIKQVKHIARVYGSCNGLLLVQKIDELVVWNPSTAEYKSVRTFNFVTFYNLVNHNNPIFGIGYDDLNDNYKIIFGVISHSSKSEVEVYSMKTGSWEKKVYNFPYIVSESSCTTLANGTPHWIGRRADRYEKVVLFFDTIKEEFKELVLPQYYGEFDQRISVLDGDLCLATSDGSFVKVWVMKEYDMVKSWCKLDINYPLHPDGIRPYRFFFMPVGFANDDNQVVIEFNKKAIAIYGRIRNNRIGYRDVVHLQIGVAAYIETLVSPNYNSHSQHKFL; encoded by the coding sequence ATGGTGGATTGTCCGAATTTCGTAGAAGAAATATTGGTGGAGATCCTGTTAAGACTGCCCATTAAGTCCATCGTAAGATTCAAAGCCGTGCATAGTTCATGGCTTTCTTTTCTTTCGAGCACAGAGTTTACTCTTGAACATCTCCGACGTAATAAAGCTAATGCTACATACAAATACGGCGTGGTTGGAGTTGAAAATATAACTCCAAGATCTTCATCTCTCTCCTTTCGTAATCTTGTTACGGTGACAAAGGACGACATCGCTGTAATGAAGATTAAACAGGTGAAGCACATTGCTAGAGTATATGGATCCTGCAATGGCTTGTTACTGGTACAGAAAATTGACGAACTTGTAGTGTGGAATCCATCTACCGCCGAATACAAAAGTGTTCGCACATTTAATTTCGTAACTTTCTATAACTTGGTAAATCATAATAATCCCATATTTGGCATTGGCTATGATGATTTAAACGacaattacaaaattattttcgGAGTGATTTCTCATTCGTCAAAGAGCGAAGTTGAAGTTTATAGTATGAAAACAGGAAGTTGGGAGAAAAAAGTTTACAATTTCCCCTACATTGTCAGCGAAAGTAGTTGTACTACTTTAGCGAATGGGACGCCACATTGGATCGGGAGGAGGGCTGATAGATATGAAAAAGTCGTCCTGTTTTTCGATACGATAAAGGAGGAGTTCAAAGAGTTGGTTCTACCTCAATATTACGGAGAGTTCGATCAACGTATATCTGTTTTGGACGGTGATCTTTGTTTAGCAACATCCGACGGGTCTTTCGTAAAAGTATGGGTGATGAAAGAATACGACATGGTGAAATCATGGTGTAAATTGGACATCAATTATCCTCTTCATCCGGATGGGATCAGGCCCTATAGATTCTTCTTTATGCCCGTTGGATTTGCCAACGACGATAATCAAGTTGTGATAGAGTTCAACAAAAAAGCTATAGCAATATACGGTAGAATTAGAAATAATAGGATTGGGTATAGGGATGTTGTGCATCTCCAAATAGGAGTAGCAGCATATATAGAAACACTTGTATCTCCTAACTATAATAGTCACTCACAACACAAATttctttag